One window of Cohnella hashimotonis genomic DNA carries:
- a CDS encoding Cof-type HAD-IIB family hydrolase, which translates to MSYKIVFFDIDGTLVDEEKRIPEDTRLAIAELKASGIEPVIATGRAPYFFKWLLEELDIESFVSLNGGYVVYKGKELYERRIPIGDLEKLVELSGRAGHPLVFEGKAAYHTNHENDEGVWKAVDSLRVERPGFNADFWRGEGIYQVFLHCTEGEEAAYLPELPGLRFIRWHPNALDVLPHTGSKAEGIQAMLDALGIPAEEAIAFGDGLNDKEMLALVGLGIAMGNSHPELLAHADYVTARADEGGIRQGLVYAKCIPDGKGATV; encoded by the coding sequence ATGAGCTACAAAATCGTGTTTTTCGATATCGACGGAACGTTGGTGGACGAGGAAAAACGCATTCCCGAGGATACGCGTCTCGCCATCGCCGAGCTGAAGGCGAGCGGGATCGAGCCGGTCATCGCGACCGGGCGCGCGCCGTACTTTTTCAAGTGGCTGCTGGAGGAGCTCGACATCGAGTCGTTCGTCAGCCTGAACGGCGGCTATGTCGTGTATAAGGGCAAGGAGCTGTACGAGCGGCGGATTCCGATCGGCGATCTGGAAAAGCTTGTCGAGCTGTCGGGACGCGCGGGGCATCCGCTCGTATTCGAGGGCAAAGCGGCCTACCATACGAACCATGAGAACGACGAAGGCGTCTGGAAAGCCGTCGATTCGCTCCGCGTGGAGCGACCCGGATTCAATGCCGATTTTTGGCGGGGAGAGGGCATTTATCAAGTGTTCCTTCACTGCACGGAAGGCGAGGAAGCGGCATATTTGCCGGAGCTGCCGGGGCTGCGGTTCATCCGCTGGCATCCGAACGCGCTGGACGTGCTGCCGCATACCGGCTCCAAAGCCGAGGGCATCCAGGCCATGCTGGACGCGCTCGGCATTCCGGCCGAAGAAGCGATCGCCTTCGGGGACGGCCTGAACGACAAGGAGATGCTGGCGCTCGTCGGTCTCGGCATCGCGATGGGCAACAGCCATCCGGAGCTGCTGGCGCATGCGGACTATGTGACGGCGCGCGCGGACGAGGGCGGCATCCGTCAGGGGCTGGTCTATGCGAAATGCATTCCGGACGGGAAGGGGGCCACGGTATGA
- a CDS encoding NUDIX hydrolase: MEVNFCSSCGSAMETRDVDGTPRRACTACSFVHWGNYSIGVGALVEREGKILLVRRAQEPGKGYWTNPGGYAEQLEQINETVRREVLEETGIDAVVTGVAALRDQPRVVHNLYVAFTMAYVGGEPVPDGVEVDAAGFYGLEELETMNVAPFTRWLVDVAMKRDGSAGLAVDEAPIVPLPGYGLFRI; this comes from the coding sequence TTGGAAGTGAATTTTTGCTCGTCGTGCGGGTCCGCGATGGAGACGCGCGACGTCGACGGCACGCCGCGACGTGCGTGTACCGCATGCAGCTTCGTGCATTGGGGCAACTACAGCATCGGCGTAGGTGCGCTTGTGGAGCGGGAGGGCAAGATTCTGCTCGTGCGCAGGGCGCAGGAGCCGGGCAAAGGGTACTGGACGAACCCGGGCGGATACGCGGAGCAGCTGGAGCAAATTAACGAGACGGTGCGGCGCGAGGTGCTGGAGGAGACGGGCATCGATGCAGTCGTGACGGGCGTCGCTGCGCTGCGGGACCAGCCGAGAGTCGTGCACAATCTGTACGTCGCCTTCACGATGGCATACGTCGGCGGCGAGCCGGTGCCGGACGGCGTGGAGGTGGATGCGGCGGGATTTTACGGGCTGGAGGAGCTCGAGACGATGAACGTGGCGCCGTTCACGCGCTGGCTCGTCGACGTCGCGATGAAGCGCGACGGATCCGCAGGCCTCGCCGTCGACGAAGCGCCGATCGTGCCGCTGCCGGGGTACGGGTTGTTTCGCATTTAA
- a CDS encoding pyridoxamine 5'-phosphate oxidase family protein, translated as MSDLEKKLTEAIGKYKFGAFATVHDGQPSLRYMRVFNDGLTILLATHRDTHKVDELKANPKASLLLGLEGRLWPGEIVEVQGEVAISTDEELKSDVWKGYFEKWLDGPHDPDYVILKLAPTLILYTEKDGEQQAWRPS; from the coding sequence ATGAGCGATCTGGAGAAGAAGCTGACAGAAGCAATCGGAAAATATAAATTCGGAGCGTTCGCGACCGTCCATGACGGCCAGCCTTCGCTGCGTTATATGAGGGTGTTCAACGACGGACTGACGATCCTGCTCGCGACGCACCGCGACACGCACAAAGTCGACGAGCTCAAAGCCAATCCGAAGGCGTCCCTGCTGCTCGGCCTTGAGGGCCGGCTGTGGCCGGGCGAGATCGTCGAAGTGCAGGGCGAGGTCGCGATCTCGACGGACGAGGAGCTGAAGTCGGACGTGTGGAAAGGCTACTTCGAGAAGTGGCTCGACGGCCCGCATGATCCCGACTACGTCATCCTGAAGCTTGCGCCGACGCTCATTTTGTACACGGAAAAAGACGGGGAGCAGCAGGCTTGGCGCCCGTCATAA
- a CDS encoding LacI family DNA-binding transcriptional regulator, which translates to MSGKVSMQQIADALGVSKNAVSLALSGKPGVSESLRDRIFETANRLGYRARTDKEGRRTRNLLVLIPKYIRHDQGFYREIYWAIDRRAKETGSTAVLCEITERMEEALLLPEEWHLAVFEGLLLIGVFREAYVRHLLELGAPLVIVDHDYDTLKLDAVVTANTTEAYRIVSYLIGLGHREIGFIGAIGMTRSFMERWLGFCQAMSEAGLAIPEEYCLTGEAPLATLHSQPSEVQAWLDGLSGYPTAWFCANDRIAVNLIEMLTAMGVQIPGSLSVAAFDDIEEAARTRPPLTTVQVQREQLGYEAVDFLIRKIDYGGNPTKLSIYGAFIERASCAPPSEEH; encoded by the coding sequence ATGAGCGGCAAAGTATCCATGCAACAGATCGCGGACGCGCTCGGCGTCTCCAAAAACGCCGTATCGCTTGCCCTGAGCGGCAAACCTGGTGTGAGCGAATCGCTGCGCGACCGCATATTCGAAACGGCGAACCGGCTCGGCTACCGGGCGCGTACGGACAAGGAGGGACGGCGAACCCGCAACCTGCTCGTCCTTATTCCGAAGTATATCCGGCATGACCAAGGCTTCTATAGGGAAATCTATTGGGCAATCGACAGGCGGGCAAAGGAAACCGGGAGCACGGCGGTACTGTGCGAGATCACGGAGCGAATGGAGGAGGCGTTACTGCTGCCGGAAGAATGGCATCTGGCCGTGTTCGAAGGCTTGCTGCTAATCGGGGTCTTCCGAGAAGCCTACGTCCGCCATCTGCTGGAGCTCGGCGCGCCGCTCGTCATCGTCGACCACGACTACGACACGCTGAAGCTCGACGCCGTCGTTACCGCCAATACGACCGAGGCTTACCGCATCGTGTCGTACCTGATCGGTCTCGGTCACCGCGAGATCGGATTTATAGGCGCGATCGGCATGACCCGCAGTTTTATGGAGCGCTGGCTCGGTTTTTGCCAGGCGATGAGCGAGGCCGGGCTCGCCATCCCCGAGGAATACTGCCTGACCGGCGAGGCCCCGCTCGCGACGCTTCATTCGCAGCCATCCGAGGTGCAGGCCTGGCTGGATGGGCTGAGCGGCTATCCGACGGCTTGGTTTTGCGCCAACGACCGCATCGCCGTCAATCTGATCGAGATGCTGACCGCGATGGGCGTACAGATCCCCGGCTCGCTGTCCGTTGCAGCCTTCGACGACATCGAAGAAGCCGCCCGTACGAGGCCTCCGCTCACGACGGTCCAAGTACAGCGCGAGCAGCTCGGCTACGAGGCCGTCGACTTTTTGATCCGCAAGATCGACTATGGCGGCAATCCGACCAAGCTGTCCATTTATGGCGCGTTTATCGAGCGCGCGTCTTGCGCCCCGCCATCGGAAGAACACTAA
- a CDS encoding glycoside hydrolase family 2 protein, whose translation MKEWLLNGETWEVKGYWPWVPLKVSSMEIGQELLGVTDWMPATVPGGVHADLLRAGLIEDPWSGLNSWKCEWVENRWWVYRATFACPEPGSGRTELVFKGLDYEAQVFVDGKLLGEHEGMYHEVVFDVTEAARTQERMEVTVMFKHAPDEMSQIGLTSRTYTQKSRFNYKWDFSTRLVNIGIWDDVLLRVHEAWTLDDVSVTTDADPEAGTGEIFVSAAARGFAIADDAGAIGNGAEVIAGDAQALTLRVDVTDPDGVNVAHSESPIGTDGRTGELRIPIEQARLWQPNGYGEQPLYGVRLTLLAGGDVMDTRELKTGIRSLSYAQNEESPAEALPYTFVVNGKRIYVRGVNMTPLDHLYGNVTPEQYEYYVLLMKRAGVNMVRVWGGGIIEKESFYDLCDRHGLLVWQEFVQSSSGIDNIPSKRPAFLELIALTAVSALKAKRNHVSLTVWSGGNELMSEPNVPSTYEDANLAMLKKLVETHDPRRLFLPTSASGPVQYITPEKGISHDVHGHWKYQGNPGHYELYSDVDNLFHSEFGVDGVSAVKSLKKFLPASELRPVSMNDSLVWRHHGEWWDTYDRDIELFGEDVGAGIGLFSRASQWIQAEGLRFVLEANRRRQFKNSGSVIWQLNEPYPNASSTSLVDYYGESKMAYYWTRRAYSPYFASAAYKRLNFRSGETFEARLFAGAHAETEGLTVRSRLLGMDGELLHEQSDAVSVDGEHTAHAGDLHTLVTEAFGSLFLLRLELLDPAGAVLHANDYFFSTLERDVYAPALTSGDGGRLTATALGDWAAEDTTAAGETIAAQGDDAKANDAKANDARANDVLRRLEAVTRRFRLTNDGDHAALHVHAEESTNGWWMAADDLYFTLLPGESRELTVTCWRKRAGGFLAGDVGAAADALPELGFRSF comes from the coding sequence ATGAAGGAATGGCTGCTGAACGGCGAGACGTGGGAAGTTAAAGGCTATTGGCCATGGGTGCCGCTGAAGGTGAGCAGCATGGAGATCGGCCAGGAGCTGCTGGGCGTGACGGACTGGATGCCTGCGACGGTGCCGGGCGGCGTGCATGCGGACCTGCTGCGCGCGGGACTGATCGAGGACCCGTGGTCCGGCTTGAACAGCTGGAAATGCGAATGGGTGGAAAACCGGTGGTGGGTGTACCGCGCTACCTTCGCTTGCCCCGAGCCGGGGAGCGGCCGGACGGAGCTCGTGTTCAAGGGGCTCGATTACGAGGCGCAGGTGTTCGTGGACGGCAAGCTGCTCGGCGAGCACGAAGGCATGTACCACGAGGTCGTATTCGACGTGACCGAGGCGGCGCGCACGCAGGAGCGGATGGAAGTGACCGTCATGTTCAAGCACGCGCCGGACGAGATGTCGCAGATCGGGCTGACCTCGCGGACATATACGCAAAAAAGCAGGTTCAACTATAAATGGGACTTTTCCACGCGGCTAGTCAATATCGGCATCTGGGACGACGTGCTGCTGCGTGTGCACGAAGCCTGGACGCTCGACGACGTCTCGGTGACGACGGACGCGGATCCTGAAGCCGGAACGGGCGAGATTTTCGTATCGGCTGCGGCTCGCGGATTTGCGATAGCGGATGATGCCGGAGCCATTGGAAATGGTGCTGAAGTCATTGCGGGCGACGCGCAAGCGCTGACGTTGCGGGTCGACGTGACCGATCCCGATGGCGTTAATGTCGCGCACAGCGAGTCTCCGATCGGAACGGACGGCCGAACGGGGGAGCTGCGTATCCCGATCGAGCAGGCGCGCCTGTGGCAGCCGAACGGTTACGGCGAGCAGCCGTTGTACGGCGTGCGGCTGACGCTTTTGGCGGGCGGCGACGTCATGGATACGCGCGAGCTCAAGACGGGCATTCGTTCGCTGTCTTATGCGCAAAACGAGGAGAGTCCGGCGGAGGCGCTGCCTTATACGTTTGTCGTGAACGGCAAGCGCATCTACGTCCGAGGCGTCAACATGACGCCGCTCGATCATCTGTACGGCAACGTGACGCCGGAGCAATACGAATACTACGTGCTGCTCATGAAACGCGCGGGCGTCAACATGGTGCGCGTGTGGGGCGGCGGCATTATCGAAAAAGAGTCCTTTTACGACCTGTGCGACCGCCACGGCCTCCTCGTATGGCAGGAGTTCGTCCAGTCGAGCTCGGGCATCGACAACATTCCGTCGAAGCGGCCGGCGTTCCTCGAGCTGATCGCGCTGACGGCGGTGAGCGCCTTGAAGGCGAAGCGCAATCACGTTTCGCTGACCGTCTGGAGCGGCGGCAACGAGCTGATGAGCGAGCCGAACGTGCCTTCGACCTACGAAGACGCGAACCTGGCGATGCTGAAAAAGCTTGTAGAAACGCATGATCCGCGGCGGCTTTTCCTGCCGACGTCGGCATCGGGGCCGGTGCAGTACATCACGCCTGAGAAGGGCATCAGCCACGATGTGCATGGACATTGGAAGTACCAGGGCAATCCGGGTCACTACGAGCTGTATTCGGACGTGGACAATCTGTTCCACAGCGAATTCGGCGTCGACGGCGTGAGCGCGGTCAAGAGCTTGAAGAAGTTTCTGCCGGCGTCCGAGCTGCGACCGGTCTCGATGAACGACAGCCTCGTCTGGCGTCATCACGGCGAATGGTGGGACACGTACGATCGCGACATCGAGCTGTTCGGCGAGGATGTCGGGGCCGGGATCGGTCTCTTCAGCCGCGCGAGCCAGTGGATTCAGGCGGAAGGGCTGCGATTCGTGCTGGAGGCGAACCGGCGTCGTCAGTTCAAAAACAGTGGCAGCGTCATCTGGCAGCTGAACGAGCCGTACCCGAACGCTTCGAGCACGAGTCTCGTCGATTACTATGGCGAAAGTAAAATGGCTTATTATTGGACGCGCCGGGCGTACAGCCCGTATTTTGCTTCCGCGGCCTACAAGCGGCTGAACTTTAGGAGCGGGGAAACGTTCGAGGCGAGACTGTTCGCGGGCGCTCATGCGGAGACGGAAGGGTTGACGGTTCGCAGCCGGTTGCTCGGTATGGACGGCGAATTGCTGCATGAGCAGTCGGACGCCGTGAGCGTCGACGGCGAGCATACGGCGCATGCGGGCGACCTGCACACGCTCGTAACGGAAGCCTTCGGGTCGTTGTTCCTGCTGCGGCTCGAGCTCCTCGATCCGGCGGGCGCGGTACTGCATGCGAACGATTATTTCTTCTCGACGCTGGAGCGTGACGTCTATGCGCCTGCGTTGACTAGCGGCGACGGGGGGCGCCTGACGGCAACGGCGCTCGGCGATTGGGCGGCTGAAGACACGACGGCTGCCGGCGAGACGATTGCCGCGCAAGGGGACGATGCGAAGGCGAACGACGCGAAGGCGAACGATGCGAGGGCGAACGATGTGTTGAGGCGGCTAGAAGCCGTTACGCGGCGCTTCAGGCTGACCAACGACGGCGATCATGCTGCGCTGCACGTGCATGCGGAGGAGTCGACGAACGGCTGGTGGATGGCGGCCGACGACCTCTACTTCACCCTGCTGCCCGGCGAGAGCCGCGAGTTGACCGTTACCTGCTGGCGCAAGCGCGCGGGCGGATTTTTGGCAGGGGACGTAGGAGCGGCTGCGGATGCGCTGCCGGAGCTGGGGTTCAGGAGCTTTTAA